Below is a window of Cytophaga hutchinsonii ATCC 33406 DNA.
CTTCTGCCCTTCCAGTACCTGCTGCATCATATAAGCCGTTGCACCTGCGGAATAGTCTTCATCGGCAAACAACACACGGTTTGTTTTCTTAATCGATTCAACAATCTGCTGTGTTCTGTCAAACGGCAGCAGCGTTTGTATGTCAATGATCTCACACGAGATCCCTAACTGCTGTAATTCGTTTGCGCCTTCCTGTACAATACGGCACATAGAACCGTATGTAACAATGGTAATATCCGTACCCGGTCTCAATACATCTACAATACCCAACTGCACGGTAAATTCTCCCAGGTTCTCCGGAAGCTTTTCTTTCAAGCGATACGCATTTAATGATTCAATCATGATCGCCGGTTCGTCGCCTTTGATCAGTGTGTTGTACATACCTGCTGCCTGCGTCATGTTCCGCGGTACACATAAGAACATGCCACGGATAGAACCTAAGATCATCTGCATCGGTGAACCCGAGTGGAACATGCCTTCCAGCCGGTGGCCACGTGTACGGATAATCAGCGGTGCTTTCTGTCCGCCGGCTGAACGGTAATGCAGCGATGCCACATCATCCGATAATATTTCAATAGCGAATAATAAATAGTCTAGATACTGGATCTCGGCAATCGGACGCAGGCCACGCATAGCGGTGCCGATGGCTTGTCCAACGATGGTTGCTTCACGGATACCGGTATCGGTAATACGGATCTCTCCGAATTTATCCTGTAACCCGGAGAAGCCCTGGTTTACATCACCGATCTGCCCTACGTCTTCCCCGAAGGCAAGCAGACGTGCATCACGCTTGAACAGTGCTTCGAAGTTGTGCTGCAATAATTCTCTTCCATCGATTAAGGGTGCATCGGCTGAGATAACCGGCGCCACTTCAGGCACCAGTAAGGCAGATTCAACAGACTGGCTGTATAAATGACTATTGAAACGTTGTCTGTTTTCTGTTTCAGTACGTGCCGCCCAATCCTGCAAGTGTTCTTTGGCAGCAGTTGTTTCATTGCGCAGCAAACGCAACGCTTTCTTCACCGCTCTTACCGCATCCGAGCGGTATGGGTTCAAGGTTTTGTGTAAATCAACAGAAAGCTGTTCAAGTTCATCTTTAACAGAACTTGAAGCTGCTGCTTCTTTGATATATTGTACAGCCAGTTCGTGATCGTCCTTCAGGTATTTTACAAAATTATCCCAGGCACGCTGACGCGCAAGTTTTACTTTTTCTACCGATTCTGCTTCGATCTTCAACAGATCATCTTCTGTACACACACCATTCTCCAGAATCCATTCTCTGAACTTCTTGTTGCAATCGTATTCTTCTTCCCAGTCCAGGCGTTCTTTGGTTTTATAACGCTCGTGTGAACCCGATGTAGAATGTCCCATGGGCTGTGTCATTTCACATACGTGCATAAGCACCGGTACATGTTCTTCTCTGCACAAACGGGTAGCTTCTTTATATGCATAGCAAAGCGCTTCATAATCCCAGCCCTTCACTTTCATGATCTCAATACCACGTTCGTTGTGGTCTCTTCTGAAACCTTCAAACATAGAAGAGATGTCTTCTTTGGTTGTCTGATAACGCTGCGGTACAGAGATCGCATAGGCATCATCCCAGATTGAGATCAGCATGGGTATCTGCAATACACCTGCGGCATTGATCGCTTCAAAAAATACCCCTTCTGCCATGGCGCCGTTTCCGATCGTACCAAATGCAACTTCATTCCCATTATGGCTGAAGTTGGTCATTGACTGCAATTCAGGATTGTTGCGAAACAGCTTGGAAGCCCAGGCTAAACCTACCAGACGGGGCATTTGCGCTCCTGTTGGAGAAATATCGGGTGTCGATACTTTTATTTTTGTGAGGTCTTTAAAACGACCCTGTTCATCTAAATTTCGTGTTGAATAATGACCGATCATCATACGTCCGCCGGAATGCGGATCGTGATTGACATCTGCATGACCGTATAACTGAGCAAAATACTGTTCAATACTCAGCTCACCCGTAGCCATGACAAACGTCTGATCCCGGTAATAACCTGAACGGAAATCGCCTTCTTTGAAGAACTTTGCCATGCAGATCTGCGCCAGTTCTTTCCCTGTTCCAAAAATACCAAACTTGGCTTTACCCATAAAAACCTCCTTACGGGCAAGAATGCTCGTTTGTCTGCTTTCACAGGCCAGTCTGTAATCTTGCAGAATCTCTTCCTTGGTCAAAGAAAACTCTCCGGTCATTTCACTTGTATTCAAAATATTCTCTGTTAGGATTAGTCAAACCTTGCAAAACTATGCAATTAAATGCGCTATTCAAATGTTTACATACTTGTACGTAAATTCTATTTTTTTGGTATAATTTATGTAACTTTGATAACCGTACCCCTGATTAGTATAATTCTAATAAAAAATAATAAGCTATGTTTAAGAAAATAAGCGTTTTAATGGTTCTTGCTGCAAGCACATTAAGTGTTTCAATGGCTCAGGTTTCCAATGATTTCAACTTTCCGGTTGATAAATTTGATTTTGGTGTAATAACTGAAGGTGAAAAAGCCAGACACACATTTGAATTTTTCAACACAGGAAAAGATACCATCTTATTGAAATCTGAAAATGTACGTGCTTCCTGCGGTTGCACAACTCCTTCATTTTCAACGGAAGCAATTTTACCGGGTCAGAAAGGTGTCATCACAGCCGAATTTAATTCTCAAGGC
It encodes the following:
- a CDS encoding alpha-ketoacid dehydrogenase subunit alpha/beta, with product MNTSEMTGEFSLTKEEILQDYRLACESRQTSILARKEVFMGKAKFGIFGTGKELAQICMAKFFKEGDFRSGYYRDQTFVMATGELSIEQYFAQLYGHADVNHDPHSGGRMMIGHYSTRNLDEQGRFKDLTKIKVSTPDISPTGAQMPRLVGLAWASKLFRNNPELQSMTNFSHNGNEVAFGTIGNGAMAEGVFFEAINAAGVLQIPMLISIWDDAYAISVPQRYQTTKEDISSMFEGFRRDHNERGIEIMKVKGWDYEALCYAYKEATRLCREEHVPVLMHVCEMTQPMGHSTSGSHERYKTKERLDWEEEYDCNKKFREWILENGVCTEDDLLKIEAESVEKVKLARQRAWDNFVKYLKDDHELAVQYIKEAAASSSVKDELEQLSVDLHKTLNPYRSDAVRAVKKALRLLRNETTAAKEHLQDWAARTETENRQRFNSHLYSQSVESALLVPEVAPVISADAPLIDGRELLQHNFEALFKRDARLLAFGEDVGQIGDVNQGFSGLQDKFGEIRITDTGIREATIVGQAIGTAMRGLRPIAEIQYLDYLLFAIEILSDDVASLHYRSAGGQKAPLIIRTRGHRLEGMFHSGSPMQMILGSIRGMFLCVPRNMTQAAGMYNTLIKGDEPAIMIESLNAYRLKEKLPENLGEFTVQLGIVDVLRPGTDITIVTYGSMCRIVQEGANELQQLGISCEIIDIQTLLPFDRTQQIVESIKKTNRVLFADEDYSAGATAYMMQQVLEGQKAWQYLDSEPRTLAAQDNRPAYSTDGDYYSKPSSDDVIDVVYEMMHEVNPAKFPKWYK